The Candidatus Curtissbacteria bacterium sequence GTAAAAACATGCGATTTTGATGAAAGGTTGAAACCCGACGTAGTAGCAAGCGTAACGAAGCTACCTTTCAAGAAAGGAAGTTTTGATACAGTCCTTTGTGCTGAAGTTCTTGAGCATTTACCTTTCAGGGAGTTTAAAAAATCTCTTAAAGAAATACATCGGGTGACGAGAAAAAAGGCAATCATTACACTTCCCCATATAAGCCTAACAAATTTGTATTTCGGATTTAAAATAATTCCCTTTCTTCCCAAAAGGGAGTTCGCCGCGAAAGTCGACTACCCTTTTAAACACAAGTTTGAAGGAGAGCATTACTGGGAAATAGGAAAGAGAGGATACGGCTTAAAGAAGGTGACGGAAGCAATAAGCCGCACCGGCTTCAAGGTTGAAAAAACTTATTATCCACCAGAAAATCCAAAGCATCAATTTTTTATATTAAAAAAAGAGTAATCGTCGGTGAATGCGAAAAGCGAGTACATACTTCCGAGATGTCAACAGCAATGAAGATGATTTTTTCTGCTCGCTCTTGTGAGCAAAGCTTGCAGTCCTCGTTCTATACTGGAACTGTGGGCCTAAAACTTGAAGGGACAATACCGAGAGCTTTTAGCCCTCGGAAGTTTATACTATTCTCCCCAATCTCTACAAAATCCAAATTTAAATCAGGTATTTCTATTAGGATAGAAGGCGTTTCATCTTATCTCAAGTCTCAAGGAATACAAACTGTAATTGTCGACAAAATAAGGACGCCTAGAAAAGCAGATTATACGTACTTGTTGGTAAGTACCAAAAAAGACTCTATTAGCTACTCCGCGGCTCGTAACATTGAAGACAAAAGTAAGGTGATCGTCGATCTTTACACTCCGCTAATCTTAGAAAAAGAGTTAACCTTTTCAAAATACAAACCTTTTGATTGGGTTAAAAAAAATAGCCAAAAAGACAATATTAAACTAATACTTTCAAAAGGGTCTCATTTTTTCGTTGCAAACAAACGACAAAAGGAATATTGGTTAACTTTTTCCGAACAAGAAAGTTTGAACTTAACCAACAGACAGATCTCAGTTATCCCTACGGGTTATTCACAAAAAAGTATTAAACCCTCACCCCAAAAGAAAATTCTCTGGTTCGGAGGAATTTACCCTTGGATGAATCCTTATCCTTTAATTGAAGCATTCAAAAAAATAACGGACAGCGATCAAGAGTGGAAGTTAAAAATTCTAGGAGGCTTTCATCCAGAAACTGGTTATCAAAAGATATACAAAGACGTAACTTCAAAATTAAAAACAATCCCTAAAAACCGTCTAGAAATTCTTCCTTGGCTTCCTGCAAAAGACCTTAACAAGAATCTCGCAGATGTTTCTTTCTGTGTTAACCTAGTAAAGGAGTCGAAAGAGGATTTCTACTCGCATCGCGTCAGGCTCCTTACAGTTCTTAACGCTGGAATACCAATATTGACGAATGGTAAAGATACGATAAGTGACCTTGCTGTTGAAAAACTAGCAGGGGAGAAAGTGCATGCTAGAGTCAATGAACTCTACGAAAAAATGAGTAGTCTAATCAACAATAAGAGACTGGTCAAAAAAATGCGAGACAATGCCCTGAAAGTCCAAAATGATTTTATTAAGGAAAATTTATCAGATAAAAATTTTAAATCATTTGTCAAAAAAAGTGCCTGAGGTTTCTAAAGAAAACCTTATTATCTTAACATTCGGGCTTCTAATTGGC is a genomic window containing:
- a CDS encoding class I SAM-dependent methyltransferase, with protein sequence MRSPKTFSLQVKKDHYFNLKYDTKARWISYWYQIKEVISQNPREALEIGVGNKIVSDYLKKVGIIVKTCDFDERLKPDVVASVTKLPFKKGSFDTVLCAEVLEHLPFREFKKSLKEIHRVTRKKAIITLPHISLTNLYFGFKIIPFLPKREFAAKVDYPFKHKFEGEHYWEIGKRGYGLKKVTEAISRTGFKVEKTYYPPENPKHQFFILKKE